The window TCACCTATATTTATATACACGCACTTGATctaatttttttggtttttttctttCACACTTCCGGACAGATCTACGATATATCGCCAGGGGTACATGCAACTTTTTAAACCAATCAACATAATAACCCATGGAAGAGAAAGCAAAAATTAAATTCGTTTAGTTTATTTAGAACGGGAGGAGTGTTCCGTTCCCGAGTAGAATATGATGATCCTAATGAATTGACCATAAAGATGGCATATAGGTACGTTTGTGCTCAAATTTCTTAATCATAATTGCCTAGGTTTTAGACAGATCTATTTGTCATGAGAGAGATGATGAAATGGGAATTACGTGAGATATTAATGAGAGTTAGTTAGCTGTTAAGGTTAATAGTCAGGGGGAGATTATTATTGGCTAATTAGTTAATTAGCACACACATGACTCACACGTGGGTATTAGTTAGGCAGTTATTGGGACACATGTATATAGCTAGGCGGTTGAGTAATGTAACAGTACTCTCTGTTCTTCAAATTTCTAATGGCATAACAGAGCTCAGCTCttcactctctcttctctccTAAATCTGCTTCGTAGAGTTTCACCTCGAATGTGTGATTcgttcatggtatcagagctcaaTCGCAATAGCGAGTTAAATTCGAAGATCCTGTTGAATTTGTGATAAATTCAATTGTGAATTACAGCTGAGAGTGAGATTTATCAATGAGGGGAAAAACAGATCTAGATCACAACCATCCTCTATTTCTTCACCCATCGAACACCACCGGAGCTCCGATCATCTCGATTCAGTTGACTGGTTCAGAGAATTACTCCACCTGGAGTCCTGCGATGGAGATCCAGTTATTAGGAAAGAAGAAACTAGGTCTAATCGACGAAACTCTGAAGAAAGGAGATTTTTCTACTGAACTAGGTCATCAGTGTGATAGATGTAATGCTATAGTCCTAGGATGGATTATGAGTTCAATGTCCAAAGAACTAATTACTGGAATCCTGTATCCGAGGGATGCGAGAAAGGTGTGGGAGGATCTGAAAGAGTGATTTGATAAGGTAAACACTTCACAAGTTTATCAGCTGCAGAAGGCCATATCAACGATAACTCAAGGAACAGACAGTGTCTCGATATATTTTTCCAAACTCAAAAATTTGTGGGATAAATTTGATAGCATGGTTTCCCTGCCATGTGACTGTGCTAGATCAAAAAGTTTCATCGAGTTTATGGAGAAACAAAAGGTGATGAAGTTTCTAATGGGTTTGAATGATAACTATGAACAGGCTCGTAGTCAAATCCTCATGACTAGCCCAACACCTAGCATCAACAAAGCATATGCAATGCTTATTGAAAGAGAAAGTCAAAGATCAGTGACTAATGCTTCTACTTTGGTTGAAGGAACTGACTTGACTGCATTACTAGCTGGCAAAGGAGGAAGTCACCAGAATCATCAAAGGCCAAAGAAGAACTGGAATGTACAATGTGATTTCTGTCATATGAAGGGTCATACAAAGGAAGGATGCTACAAGATAATTGTCTATCTACAAGATTTTAAAGGCGGGAAGAAATGTGCATATAATGTACAGGTAGAAAATATTAATCCTAATCTTGCAGGAATGGATGATGGAGAGGGAGATCTACCAGAAGCAATGAAGGAAAGAAACTAGCAGATGGCACCTCAACGTACAACTGATCAATATGACCAGATCATGAAGTTGCTCAACAAAGACAAATCCAAGGGTACAATGGCAAATACCTATTCCTTTATCGCCAAggtttcaaaaggtaattggATAGTTGATACAGGAGAAACTAACCACATGGTAGCTGATTTATGGATGTTAACAAATGTTAAAAATGTTAACCCTACTAGAGACAAAAGAGTTCATTTACCTAATGGAGATTGTACTATTGTGTCACATGTTGGAAACTGTAAGATCACAGAAACAGGAGAAATACATGATGTGTTATATGTCCCAGAATTTGCCTACAACCTTCTTTCAGTGTCCAAAATAACAAGGGACTTACATTGCTTTGTCTCCTTTTATCCTGAGTTTTGCCTATTCTAGGACCTCTCAAATAGGAAAGTGGGGGGGGATTGGTAAAGAGAAGGATGTGTTATACATACTAGTTCCAAGAGCTTTCCCAAACACTGATAAAAGCATACCAACAGTCAAAGGATTAAATGCACAGACAACAAAGGAAGACATAGCTCTATGCCACAAAAGATTAGGACATGCATCTGGAGGATCCTTGAAAGAAATTCTAGGATGTAAGCTGGAAGATTGTAAATCTGTAATAGATAGTTGTGCTGTTTGTCCAATGGCTTGACATGTAAGACAACCTTTTCCATTGAGTACTACTAGAACTACTAATACTTTTCAACTATTGCACTTGGATGTGTGGGGACCTTGCAGTATGCCTACTTTTGATGGTAATAAGTTCTTTCTCACAATTGTAGATGACTACTCTCGTGTaacttggatttttattttgcaATTTAAAAGTGATGTCATAATTGTCTTTAAGTCCTTTCTTAAACTGGTACAAACACAGTTCAATAGAAAGGTGCAAACAATTAGAACTGATAATGATGGAGAGTTTGTAAATTCAGCTATGTAGGAGCTATGCACATCCATGAGGATAATTCATCAGAAGACATGTGTTTATACACCACATCAAAATGGTGCAACAGAGAGAAAGCATAGACATTTTCTTGAAGTTGCAAGGGCACTCAAGTTTTAGGGACATATACCTATGAAGTTCTGGGGACACTGTATTTTAACAACAACTTATGTTATTAACAGACTGCCATCACAGTCACTTGATGGTAAGTCCCCATATGAGGTGTTCTTTTAACAGGAAACCATTAGTTTCTCATTTGAAAACATTAGGGTGTCTTTGTTTTGCAAGTGTTTTACCTAGAACTGACAAGTTTGCTAGTAGAGCAATGAGGGCTGTTTTTATGGGGTATTCTGCTGTCACTAAAGGATATGTCCTATATGACTTAGATGGAGATAGATTCTTTGTCAACAAAAATGTAGTATTCAAGGAATCTTCATTTCCTTTTCAAGAAACAATTGATGATCCTAGGAACCAAATCCAGCCTATTATTACGGATGTTTTTGATCTTGAAGATACAAATGCAGATGAGTCTACTGTTCCAATCATTGAAGAGCCACATATTCATGATACTCCTACAGATGATATTGCACAGCCCTCAGACAACTTTGAGCTAGACCTGCACACCACTACTGATGGTTCTTCATCTGCACCTCCTGACTCAATGGGAATACCTTTAGAAGCAACATCTATATCTCTCCATAATCATCATGCAGGGCAGACACATCCTGATTCCTTACGAAGATCACAAAGAGAGTCAAAAGAGCCAGTCTGGTTGACAGACTATGTAACTACAAAGAAGTCTAGGAACTCTGCCTTATATCCCATACACAATTGTGTTTCATATGCTAAGCTATCCCTTTTATATCAGACTTACCTAGGAGTATTCTCTTCTATTATTGAGCCCACTACTTTTTAGGAAGCTTCTAAGGACCCTAGATGGGTGGAAGCCATGCAAGCTGAGATTCAAGCCCCACAAGATAACAACACATGGGAACTAGTCCAGTTGCCTTAAGGAAAGACATCTATAGGCTGTAAATGGGTATATAAAGTCAAGATTAAGGCTAATAGAGATGTGGAGAGATTCAAAGCACGGTTAGTAGCTAAAGGATACAATCAAAAAGAAGGTCTTGATTACAATGAGACTTTTTCTCCTGTAGTAAAGATCATCATTGTCAGAACTGTTCTTTCCTTAGTAGCCATGCATAATTGGACAGTCCACCAATTGGATGTCTACAATGCCTTCCTACAGGGAGATTTAAATGATGAAGTGTACATGCAGCTGCCACAAGGTTTTACAAGTCAGGGGGAGTCTAGATTGGTGTGTAAACTTGTAAAATCTCTCTATGGATTGAAACAAGCAAGTAGACAGTGGAATTTGAAGCTCACAGAGGCATTACTGCAGGATGATTTTAAGCAGAGTAGTCTAGATCATTCCTTGTTCAGTAAGAAGAAAGGAGAAGATTTAGTGATCATactaatatatgttgatgatatgctagtaaCAGGAAACAACTTGGAGCTAATTGAAGACACCAAAATATTCCTGCAACAAGCTTTCAAGATCAATGATTTAGGTGATCTTAAGTTCTTCCTTGGCATGGAGTTCAGCAGATCAGCCAAAGGGCTTTTAGTCAATTAGAGGAAGTATGCATTGGAGATAATATCAAACTTGGGATTAAGTAGAGCAAAACCAACATGGACTCCATTAGAGACAAATGCTAAATTGACAGTTCCAGAACTAGACAGCCTTATAGAAATAACAGAGGATCAAATGCTGGAAGATTTAGGATAATATCAAAGGTTGATTGGAAAGTTGTTGTACCTAACCATGTCCAGGCCAGAGATTGCATTTCCTGTGCAAACTCTTAGTAAATTCATGCAACAACCAAAAAGGTCTCATTGGGATGCAGCTATAAGAGTAGTAAAGTATGTCAAAAAGGAACCAGGTTAGCGAATTTTATTGAGCAGTAAAAGATCAAGTGAGATCAGCATATTTTGTGATGCTGACTAGGCCTCATGTCCTAACACTAGAAAATCAGTGTCAGGGTACCTAGTCAATTTTGGAGAGTCTCCAATCTCATGGAAATCAAAGAAACAGAATACAGTTTCTAAGAGTTCTGCAGAAGCTGAGTATAGAAGCATGACAAGTGGAGTTTCAGAGGTAGTATGGTTGATAGCATTGCTGAGGGAGTTAGGAGCAAAAGTAAAACTTCCAGTACGCATATTCAGTGACAGCAAAGCTGCAATGTAGATAGCAGCAAACCCTGTGTTCCACGAAAGGACAAAACATATAGAAATCAACTTTCATTTTATTCGACAAAAGATACAAGAAGGACTGGTAAAGACTCAGTACATTCCTTCCAAGGAGCAGCTAGCAGATATCCTGACTAAAGGGTTAGGAAGACAACAACATGAGTATTTGGTTGGTAAGCTGGGAGTTCTCAATATCTTTGCACccaccagcttgagggggagtgatGAAATGGAAATTACGTGAGATATTAGTGAGAGTTAGTTAGCTGTTAAGGTTAATAGTCAGGGGTAGATTATTATtggataattagttaattagcACACACATGACTCACACGTGGGTATTAGTTAGGCAGTTATTGAGACACATGTATATAGCTAGGCGGTTGAGTAATGTAACAGTACTCTCTCTTCTTCAACTTTCTAATGACGTAACAGAGCTCagctcttctctctctcttctctcctaAATCTGCTTCGTAGAGTTTCACCTCGAATGTGTGATTCGTTCAACAGAGATCACCTTGGACTATGCTGGGGAACAAATAAATACAAGGTTATATGATCAATTGGTTgagcttcttcttcaacatgtaatgaaaattttgaatttaTCTAATTGTATAAATGAATTTTCACATAATCAGTAAAATTTAACACGATATAGAAGGGAGTTGGCGAAGAACATACTGAGCCAATTTGTGTCATCAAGGCCTCTGGCGTTTGCTACATAAACTTCAAGCTGCCCGTAAGGCATTTTTGGATAAAATTATGTTGATAAAAACAGAATAAAGTAATGGGAAGATAGTAAAAGGTTTCAAATCAAATCTGTTTACAGTTCTAAATAATGGCATTTAGGCCTGCTCAATTTATAGTTTACTAATCCAATCACAAGAAACCACGCGGTCTCTCATTTCATTGGTAATTCCACTTTTTTCGTTTTCTTAGCATTTTATTTATCCTTATTGAATAAATCAGTAAAAAATTTAActatttgtgagcacgtgatttttgccctatatgaattactcccataaattcaaaacaaaataatttctttcagtgtttgcaattttgtggattttcgtggcattttttgttaattgtttacatttttgtttgtgcattttaattagtgaaaaaatacaaaaaatgtgttgcatgtgcatttaggagttaattttgCATTTTAAGAATTGTTTAGTAAttaagttgttttataaaaagaaaaatcacaaaaataattattttgctctctttaattttaatttttgattttcgagtagtttttttctttaatttattaatGGTGTTACTTATTTAGgattagttagttttttttaatgagttagtttggtttttaatttaatttaggatttttagttttaattttcagagaaaaaaatagaaaaagaaaagagaaagaaagggaACTAAAAAGAATTAATGGGAAATGAAGAAATTAGGTCTTGGGTCATCTCTGATTTAAACACTCAGCCCAAACGGACTCCTCCCCCAAACCCATTAAATCAGGCTCAATCCACCCTCACCCGATCTGTTTCCCCTGATAATAAAACGACCCCGTTTGACTAAGTGAATCTAATCTCAGCCGTTGATGTCCTCTAATCTGACGGCCTGGAACTGATAGGTTTGTCTCTATTTAATTGTCCGAAAATCCCTACCCCCCTCTTTTCAATCGTCTCTCCCAGAAGCCCCCTCCCTCAGAGACCTCTCACCCTGGAACCCTAGTTCCGCCATTTTCATCACAGAAGAGCTCCAACCACCACCCAAAATTACACCATACAACCCTCACTTACCCCTGACCACTAATCCATAACCATATTCCCTCAATTCATTACCAAACAAGACAAATTTCAGATCTAGGAAGTCAGATAGGGAAATAATATCACTCGAGTGTTTTCTAGTTTGACGAGGTGATTTGGAGTCGAAACTGGCCTTGCTCAGTTGCTCTTAACAAGAACATGCAATTGAGGCCAATTTCGGCTCAAATTCGAATCTTCAGAATTTATTTTCAAGCCATGTTCGTTTGCGGTTTGCAGTAGGTATCATCTTTCCTTTACTTCATTTTTCGTTCGTTGGGTTCTTCTCTCCGACCTCATCTTTTTCTGATTCACCTTTTATTTGTCATTATTTGTCGTTCTAAGTAGTGTTCTGCTTTGCGTGATTAGGGAAAGCATGTTAGTTGCGGTTCATGTTTAGTTTTAATTCTATCTCGTTTGTTTTGGGTTCTATTTTGAAAAGTTGTCCGGTTCTGGACAACCCCATTCAGCccattatttttgttttgattttgattGGGACAGAGGCCTGGGAAGGGGAATAGGGCCAGTTTTGCAAacctgatttgggattgttgtttgggtcaatttgacccaagAGTTGAAGGGTAAAATGATTTAGGCTTAAGGGGTAATTTCAGGGTCTTTCGGGGGTAAGGTGGGTAGTTTAAGTAGAGAATATCTTTGTAACCAACtgagaagcttctaggaagctgggtgGGGGGTTTAacttaatttttagatttttaattAAGGTTATCTaggcaaaaacaaaaattgaaaaagggGCAAAATGCAAAACTGAATTGTCTAGGCTGCCCTACTTTCCTTGCCTATAAAGACACCTTTTCTTGTCTTTCAAGGCAGCGCTAAGAGAGCTAAGAGACCTAAGAGAAGAAAATTCTGCAAATAGCAAAAACAAATAGctgaaaatctttgaaaaatactGTTTCATTGGTTCTTTTCTTCTAATTTCCAAAGTTTTGAGTTCCTTTGATTCAATGGTTTGAAGCTGATTAGTTTGGTGTTAGAAGGCAGATTTTGAGCTCTATTTGTATTTGGGATGCTGTTTTAATTTGAAGTTGGGGATTTGGAATTGAATCTGGGTTGTGTTGTTGCTGCTCCATTTTTGTTGTTATTCTGATGACCCTTCCCGTTTGCTTTTCCATTTCAATATCCAGGTATTATTCAGCCTTGTGGATATCATCTAGATGAATTTGAAGTCTGGAATTGGAatttgaaaatgaaatgaaatgaatcCTATTCCTGTTGTCTAAGCTTCAGTATGTTTGTAATGTTCAGTCTTCAAAGTTTTCAATTAGTGTAATGACTCAATTTATTATTATGGTGTGTATAAATAGGACAGTACTGTGAATGGTGAACTTTAGGACTGTTTAACGCTGTTTAGCCTACTTTAGGATGAATTTGTGATTGAAGTCATACGTGTTCATGGTATCACGAACCTATGCCTGAAAATAGGAGTGAATTTGAGTTTGCACAAATGGTTAAACTATAAATTTCAGTTGTTCAGCTTTATTTCTTATGCTTTACTGTCATGGAAAATAATTCTAGGGTCGTTCCTTGCTGTAGATCATTAAGGTGTTAACCTTGGGTGTTTGATTAAATCCTTTGGGGTAATTAATGAATTGTTTAAGTGTAAGGATTTCATCCTGTTAGTGTTTTAATGGTTGTCAAATTGTGAGTGATTCAATGATTATCGCATGAATATGTTTGGACTCAAAATGGTTTGAAAtggttgttagtttaatgttagtAATTGTTGCAATGACTTAAGAAGTAATCAGTCATGGCTGTTTAGTGGTTAATTTCTTAGGATTTGTTAAGTTTTGCTTCCCTGTTTGGTATTTAAAGGTAGCTTGAGTTTTTTTGTAGTTTAAAGCTGCATATTATTCAGTATCAAATTGAGTTTTAATTTTGTGTTTGAAAGGATTTGTGGATCAACATATTTGCCCTGTTAGATTAACTCCTCCAAGGGCTCGATCCTGGGCCCGTCTTTCAGTTGTAATATTCTTGAATTGGGCCTACTCTCGAGGTCTGGCCCAAaccattaaaaaatagccagttCCCCGGCCATGGCATATTGGGCTACCAAGTTTTGGCCCGATTGTGTTAGTCTCCTTTTGTTAAAATAGTGTGGTCGCTGGACTGGGCTTCACCTGGAGCCCAGTCTCTTCACGTATTAGGCCTGCATCAATGGTTGTTCAAAACAGGCTTCGTCAATTGGGCCACATAATCGTTGTGCTGGGCTGGTCTTTTGACTTAGCTTTAGCGAAATAAGTCACCAGTTaaaggaagtaccaataacatagACAGTTATGGCCCTCTGAATGTAGTTGAATTAAtccttttaatttagaattgaggtgtgccattccATGCCAAAAATGACAATTACGTGGCCCtcgttttaattagttttaacttaACCTTAGAgttcgaggcgtgccattagcaaaattccatggccctcgcaaagttgctaacacatagttgctttaggcgcgtcattTAATAGCcttaccttcctaaattcgggtttgcatttatgtga of the Nicotiana tabacum cultivar K326 unplaced genomic scaffold, ASM71507v2 Un00048, whole genome shotgun sequence genome contains:
- the LOC142178920 gene encoding uncharacterized protein LOC142178920: MAPQRTTDQYDQIMKLLNKDKSKGTMANTYSFIAKVSKGNWIVDTGETNHMVADLWMLTNVKNVNPTRDKRVHLPNGDCTIVSHVGNCKITETGEIHDVTSQIGKWGGIGKEKDVLYILVPRAFPNTDKSIPTVKGLNAQTTKEDIALCHKRLGHASGGSLKEILGCKLEDCKSVIDSCAFNRKVQTIRTDNDGEFVNSAMKPLVSHLKTLGCLCFASVLPRTDKFASRAMRAVFMGYSAVTKGYVLYDLDGDRFFVNKNVVFKESSFPFQETIDDPRNQIQPIITDVFDLEDTNADESTVPIIEEPHIHDTPTDDIAQPSDNFELDLHTTTDGSSSAPPDSMGIPLEATSISLHNHHAGQTHPDSLRRSQRESKEPVWLTDYIKANRDVERFKARLVAKGYNQKEGLDYNETFSPVVKIIIVRTVLSLVAMHNWTVHQLDVYNAFLQGDLNDEVYMQLPQGFTSQGESRLVCKLVKSLYGLKQASRQWNLKLTEALLQDDFKQSSLDHSLFSKKKGEDLVIILIYVDDMLVTGNNLELIEDTKIFLQQAFKINDLGDLKFFLGMEFSRSAKGLLVN
- the LOC142178919 gene encoding uncharacterized protein LOC142178919, whose translation is MRGKTDLDHNHPLFLHPSNTTGAPIISIQLTGSENYSTWSPAMEIQLLGKKKLGLIDETLKKGDFSTELGHQCDRCNAIVLGWIMSSMSKELITGILYPRDARKVWEDLKE